The DNA sequence TGTCGAGACATGGTCTCGCACCGAGAATGGGGATCGCCAGTGTAGCACGAGTATCGGCGACGCGCTTCGGCGGATGCCGTTTTCTACCCAGTGGAACGCTCGAATCCGTAGGACGGGTCTCAGACCCGCCCCTACAACACGCAGACGTCGGAGCGATCGCTTGCTGACAGGAGCCGCGATGAACGGAACCTATGACGTCGCCGTGATCGGCGGAGGGATCGTCGGACTGGCGACCGCGATGGCGTTGACGGCCGACTCGCGGGCGGGCGTCGTCGTCCTCGAAGCGGAAGACCGCCTCGCCGCGCACCAGACGAGCCACAACAGCGGCGTCATCCATTCGGGGCTCTACTACAAGCCGGGCTCCCTCAAGGCGAGTAACTGCGTCGCGGGCAGGCGGGCGATGGTGCGCTTCTGCGACGAGCAGGGCGTTCCCTACCAGCAGTGCGGCAAGATCGTCGTGGCGACGCGCCCCGACGAGGTCCCCATACTCGACGAGCTCGAACGCAGGGGAACCGCGAACGGTCTCGTCGGGCTCCGACGGCTCCGCGCCGAGGAGATAACGGACTTCGAGCCGCACGCGCGGGGAATCGCCGCGCTCCACGTGCCGGAGACGGGCATCATCGGCTTCCGCGCTGCCGCGATGCGGATGGGCGAGCTCGTCCGCGAGCGCGGCGGCGAGATCCGCACCGACGCGCGACTGCTGGGCGTCCGCCGTGAGTCGTCGGCTCTGACGCTGGAGACGACGGCGGGAACCGTGTCGAGCCGGAACCTCATCAACTGCGGCGGGCTCCAGTGCGAC is a window from the Candidatus Poribacteria bacterium genome containing:
- the lhgO gene encoding L-2-hydroxyglutarate oxidase — its product is MNGTYDVAVIGGGIVGLATAMALTADSRAGVVVLEAEDRLAAHQTSHNSGVIHSGLYYKPGSLKASNCVAGRRAMVRFCDEQGVPYQQCGKIVVATRPDEVPILDELERRGTANGLVGLRRLRAEEITDFEPHARGIAALHVPETGIIGFRAAAMRMGELVRERGGEIRTDARLLGVRRESSALTLETTAGTVSSRNLINCGGLQCDRIARMCGVDPGVRIIPFRGEYYELVPERHHLVKSLIYPVPDPRFPFLGVHFTRMIHGGVEAGPNAVLALRREGYRRTSFSLRDAWSAASYGGFWRMVGRYGRSGIGEFYRSLSKAAFVRALQRLLPELEGSDIQPGGSGVRAQAVSPDGRLVDDFRIVEAERMIHVLNAPSPAATSSISIGGTIAAMARERFGGGAFH